One genomic region from Labeo rohita strain BAU-BD-2019 chromosome 7, IGBB_LRoh.1.0, whole genome shotgun sequence encodes:
- the rassf7b gene encoding ras association domain-containing protein 7b: MELKVWVDGIPRVVCGLSEETSCQDVVIALAQAIGQTGRYVLIQKLRDKERQLVASERPLESLAKLGQLGNEVQFILRRTGPTSSEASEQGRVPQLPRPPDPEPPKHKEPKKALTFNLGPSTSPRTHVKQVEKTPKDSQARGASPSLPSSLAQAGPSKETLYQQILRQQGQLQFLQGQVEALERELSIWERAPPPTLSPDLLEEMDHLQQHLRQNEAELAHALHWDNEFQSEVQKEKDMLRQKNELHLALDKHSRRLHDTDNQSEQLEQDLKLLIETKRNGVLQARPSVEESVLIAKEQLDNHQRHGTDLQASIEEIEMELRLAEEQLQFKSKELDDLNKELRQCNLQQFIQQTGVTPAQSNQQTEEIDFSLLKPDGQSDEDSNSSILEFNPRTTAKQILGNPRSLQNPLVSSLHPEVLSSRETSWR, translated from the exons ATGGAGCTGAAGGTGTGGGTGGATGGCATTCCACGTGTCGTCTGCGGCCTATCAGAAGAAACATCTTGTCAGGATGTAGTCATTGCTCTTGCCCAGGCTATAG GGCAAACTGGTCGTTACGTTCTCATCCAGAAACTACGGGATAAGGAACGGCAGCTTGTGGCCAGTGAACGCCCATTGGAGTCCCTGGCGAAGCTGGGCCAATTAGGCAATGAAGTGCAATTCATCCTACGGCGCACCGGCCCCACAAGCAGTGAAGCCTCAGAGCAAGGTCGAGTCCCGCAATTACCCAGACCTCCAGATCCAGAGCCCCCCAAACACAAAGAGCCAAAAAAAGCTCTTACTTTCAATCTGGGGCCCTCCACATCACCCCGAACTCATGTAAAACAGGTTGAAAAAACGCCCAAAGACTCTCAAGCACGAGGGGCGTCCCCATCTCTGCCCTCATCTCTTGCCCAAGCTGGTCCATCTAAAGAGACACTTTATCAGCAGATTCTACGACAACAAGGGCAGCTACAGTTTTTGCAGGGACAGGTGGAGGCTCTAGAGAGGGAGCTGAGTATTTGGGAGCGAGCTCCTCCTCCAACCCTTTCCCCTGACCTCCTCGAGGAAATGGACCACCTACAGCAGCATTTAAGGCAGAACGAGGCAGAGTTGGCCCACGCGCTGCACTGGGACAATGAATTTCAGTCTGAAGTTCAAAAAGAAAAGGACATGCTACGGCAAAAAAACGAACTCCATTTAGCTCTAGACAAACACAGTCGAAGGTTGCATGACACAGACAACCAATCGGAGCAGCTGGAGCAAGATCTTAAGCTGCTTATTGAAACCAAGAGAAATGGTGTGCTTCAAGCTAGACCCAGTGTTGAAGAATCTGTACTTATAGCGAAAGAACAACTGGACAACCATCAGCGTCATGGAACTGACCTGCAGGCATCAATTGAAGAGATAGAAATGGAGTTAAGGCTGGCAGAAGAACAACTGCAG TTTAAAAGCAAGGAACTGGATGATCTGAATAAGGAGCTGCGCCAGTGTAACCTGCAACAATTCATCCAGCAAACAGGAGTCACTCCAGCACAATCCAATCAGCAAACCGAAGAGATCGATTTTTCTCTCCTCAAGCCTGATGGACAGAGTGATGAAG ATTCAAATTCCTCCATCTTGGAGTTTAACCCTCGTACCACTGCCAAGCAAATCTTGGGGAACCCACGCAGCCTCCAGAACCCACTTGTCTCCAGCCTTCATCCAgagg TCCTGTCATCAAGAGAGACATCATGGCGATAA
- the hrasb gene encoding HRas proto-oncogene, GTPase b yields MTEYKLVVVGAGGVGKSALTIQLIQNHFVDEYDPTIEDSYRKQVVIDGETCLLDILDTAGQEEYSAMRDQYMRTGEGFLCVFAINNTKSFEDIHQYREQIKRVKDSDDVPMVLVGNKCDLPARTVDTRQAQELARSYGIPYIETSAKTRQGVEDAFYTLVREIRQHKLRKLNPPDDNGQGCMNCRCVVS; encoded by the exons ATGACGGAATATAAGTTAGTGGTGGTTGGCGCAGGTGGTGTTGGCAAGAGCGCTCTGACCATCCAGCTCATTCAGAACCACTTTGTGGATGAATACGACCCAACCATTGAG GACTCATATAGGAAACAGGTGGTGATTGATGGAGAGACGTGTCTGTTGGATATCCTGGATACTGCAGGTCAGGAAGAGTACAGTGCAATGAGGGACCAGTATATGAGGACTGGAGAGGGCTTTCTCTGTGTCTTTGCCATCAACAATACCAAGTCTTTTGAGGACATTCATCAGTACag AGAACAGATAAAGAGGGTCAAAGACTCAGATGATGTGCCTATGGTGCTCGTGGGTAATAAATGTGACCTACCAGCACGCACTGTGGACACAAGGCAAGCCCAGGAACTCGCCCGTAGCTACGGTATTCCCTACATTGAAACCTCAGCCAAGACAAGACAG GGAGTGGAAGATGCCTTTTACACTCTTGTCCGTGAAATCAGACAGCATAAGCTGAGGAAACTGAACCCGCCGGATGACAATGGCCAAGGCTGTATGAACTGCCGCTGTGTGGTGTCATGA